GCTGCAGTATTTCGGCGAGGAGTCGGCGCCCTGCGGCAACTGCGACAACTGCCTGCAGCCCCCCGCGGTGTGGGACGGCACGGACGCGGCCAGGAAGCTCTTGTCCACCATCTACCGCGTGCACCAGGCCAGCGGCATCAGCTTTGGCACCGGGCACATCATGGACATCGTGCGCGGCAAGGACACGGAGAAGGTGCGCCAGTTCAGCCACCAGCAGCTGTCCACCTTCGGCGTGGGCAAGGACTACTCCGAAAGCCAGCTGCGCGGCGTGCTGCGCCAGCTGCTGGCGCTGGGGGCCGTGGGCGTGCAGCGCGTGCTGCTGGACAGCGGCCACAGCTTCGACACGCTCACCCTGACCGAGGGCTCGCGCCCCGTGCTGCGCGGCGAGCAGGGCGTGCAGCTGCGCGAGGCCACGGCCCAGGCGGCGCCGAAGCGCGCGCGCCGCGCCGCCGCGCCGCCCGCGGCCGCGGCCAACCTCGACCAGAACGGCCAGGTGCGCTTCATCAACCTGAAAGCCTGGCGCGCCGAGGTGGCGCGCGAGCACAACCTGCCGGCCTACGTCATCTTCCACGACGCCACGCTGGCAGCGATTGCCGAGCGCAACCCCGCCTCGACCCAGGAGCTGCAGGGCATCAGCGGCATGGGCGCCAAGAAGCTGGAGGCCTACGGCGCCGAGGTGCTGCGCGTGATCGCCGGCGGCTGACCGGCCGTCTCCTGCGAGTGCAGGGCCTGCACGGCCTGCACCACCCGCCCGGCGTCGCTGCGGATCATCTCCATGGACTGCACCGCCTGGCCGGCCAGCGCCACGCTGTCGGCCACGCCGGCCAGCGCCGACTGCATGGTGCGCTGCATCGCTGCCACTTCGTCCTGGATGGTGGCGATGGTCTGGCTGATGCCATCGGTGGCGGCCTTGCTGTCGGCGGCCAGGCGGCGCACCTCACCGGCCACCACGGCAAAGCCACGGCCTGCATCGCCTGCGCGCGCCGCCTCCACGGCGGCGTTCAGCGCCAGCAGGTGGGTCTGGTCGGCAATGCGGCGGATGGCGCCCAGCACCGAGTCGATGGCTTGCGTTTGCCGGCCCAGCGCCGTGGCGCTCTGGGCAGCGGCCTCGAACGTGCCCTCCATGGCCTGGATGCGCTGCACCGCCTGGCTCACCGCTCCGCCGCTTTGCTCGGACAGGGACTGCGTTTCCTGCGCGATGGCATACGCCGTGTTCACGCTCTGCTGGCGCGCCTGCGCCTGGAGCACCCGGTGCGTGATGTCGGTAGCCACCTTGATGATCCCCGTCAGCGTTCCCTGCGCGTCATGCAGCGGGTTGTAGGTGGCCTCCAGCCAGACGGTGCGCCCGCTGCTGTCCACGCGCTCGACCTGGCCGCGAAAGAACTGGCCCGCACGCAGCCGCTCCCAAAAGCGCGCGTACTCGGCACTGGCGGCCAGGGCCGGCGGGCAGAAGGTGCGGTGGTGCCGGCCCTGCAGTTGCGCCAGCCCGTAGCCCATGGTCTGCAGGAAGTTCTCGTTGGCCTGCAGCACGTGGCCCTGCAGATCGAACTCGATGACGGCCATGGAGCGGTCGATGGCCTGCAGCACGGCGGTCGCGTGCAGCCGCTCCTGGGCCTGGGCGGTCACGTCCTGTGCCAGCTCGACCACGCGCGTCAGCCGCCCGCGCCCGTCCAGGATGGGGCTGTAGGTGGTGCGCAGCCACACGCGCTGCCCGTCCTTGCGCTGGCGCTGCACCTGGCCGGTAAAGGGTTCGCCGCTTTGCAGCTGCCGCAGCGCCTGCTGGTACGAGGGGCTGGCCGCGTGGCCGGGTGGGCACAGCATCTCGTGCGGCTGGCCCGCCAGCTCCTGCGGGCTGTAGCCGAGGATGGCGCAAAAACGCGCGTTGGCCTGCAGGATGCGGCCCTGCAGGTCCAGGTGCACCACGGCCATGGAGCGATCAAAAGCGCGCAGCGCCCAGGGAGCGGTGCGCCAGCGGCGCAGGGAACGCAAGAGCGTGCGAAGCATGAAAACAACCTTTTCGGAACTGCTGGTGTGCCCAGAGGCAGGCGCCCACCGGGTTCAACGCGAGAGGTAAGCCAAATGTTTACCTGTGCAACAAATCATGTCTCAGGGCGGGCGCGCGACCAGTCGTCTCGCAGCGCAAGAGCGTGTCAGAAACTGCAGGCCCGGCGTGGGCAAACTACTGTCTGGATAATCAGTGTTTTGCCCCTTCAGCCATGCCAGCTCCTGCCCTTGCCCGCCACCACCGCACCCGTCTGATGGACATCTGGCGCTCGGCCGGCTGGCCGTGCCAGGACGGGGTGGAGATCGACCTGCTGGCCGCCGGCATGCTCGAGCGCCAGACCAGCCTCGAGGGCCACCCGCTGCTGCGCGTGACCGACGCCGGCATTGCCTGGCTGGCCCAGGCGCGGCGCACCGGCAAGCGCAGCGAAAGCCTGCACGACCGCATGGCGCTGGCCTTTGCGCGCCAGCAGCTGCTGCCGGCCGGGCGCGTGGTCTGGCGCGAGCTGTCGCTGCGCGCCGCGCTGGCGGCCCAGGAAGAGCCGCCCTGCGCCGCCGGGGACGCGGCGCCTGCCGCGCCACTTGCCGCGCCGGCCCTGCCCGCGCTGTGGGATGACGACGCCCCCACGCCCGCCGCCCGCCGCGCCGCCCGGCTGTGGCGCGTGGCGCGGCCGGATCTGTTTTCCATCCGCCACACCACCGTGCCGGGCTACCTGCGGCCCATGGTGCACGAGGTCAAGGCCAGCCGCGCCGACCTGCAGTCCGACCTGCGCCACGCCGCCAAGCGCAGCGCCTACCAGTGGCTGTGCGAGGAGTGCTATTACGTTTTTCCTGCCGGCATCGCCGCACCCGAGGAGGTGCCGGCGCAGTTCGGCGTGTGGCTGATGCACGGCGCGCCGGGCGAGGACGGCCTGGGCGCGCGCTTCGAGCTGGTGCGCGCCGCCCGGCACGCGCGCTGCGCACTGTCCTTTGACGTGTGGATGGCGCTGTGCCGGGCCGCGCCCCTGACGGCCGAGGCCGAACCCGCCCAGGGCCGCCTGGGCGCGCCATGACCGCACCCGCCGCGCCCGGGCAGGAGCACGGCGCCGACCCGCCGCGCTTTACCGTCGCCGTGCGCGCGCTGTGCGAATTCACCGCCCGCAGCGGCGACCTGGACCTGCGCCACACCCCGGCGCCCACGGCGCTGGAGGGCATCGCCGGCCACGCCCGCGTGGCGGCGGCCCGCGCGCCGGGCTACGAAGCCGAAGTCAGCCTGCAGGGCCGCCACGGGCCGCTGCTGGTGCGCGGGCGGGCCGACGGGTTCGACCCGGCGCTGCAGCGGCTGGAGGAGGTCAAGACCCATCGCGGCAGCCTGGCGCGGCACAACCCCGGCCAGCGCGCGCTGCACTGGGCGCAGGCGCGGGTCTATGGCTGGCTGCTGTGCGCCACGCGCGGGCTGGATGCGCTGGAGCTGGCGCTGGTCTATCTGGACGTGGACAGCGGGCAGCAGACCGTCCTTACCACCGCCTGCAGTGCGCAGGAGCTGCGCCAGCACTTCGAGCAGCAGTGCGCGCGCTACCTGGCCTGGGCCGAGCGCGAGGCCGCGCACCGGGCGGCGCGCGATGCGGCGCTGGGCACGCTGGCCTTTGCCCACCCGCAGTTTCGGCCCGGCCAGCGCGAGCTGGCGGCGCACGTATGGCGCGCCGCCACGCACGGGCGCTGCCTGCTGGCGCAGGCGCCCACGGGCATCGGCAAGACGCTGGCCACGCTGTTCGGCCAGCTCAAGGCCGTGCCCGCGCAGCGGCTGGACAAGCTCTTGTTCCTGGCGGCCAAGACGCCTGGACGACAGGTGGCGCTGGACGCGCTGGCGCTGCTGGCCCGCGGCGGCGCGGGCGCGCCGCTGCGCGTGCTGGAGCTGGTGGCGCGCGACAAGGCCTGCGAGCACCCGGGCAGCGCCTGCGAACCGCAGGCCTGCCCGCTGGCACGCGGTTTTTTCGACCGGCTGCCCGAGGCGCGCAGCGCGGCGCTGGCCCCGGGAGCGCAGCTGCTGACCCAGGCACGCGTGCGCGAGGTGGCGCTGGCGCACGGCATCTGCCCCTACTACCTGTCGCAGGAGCTGGCGCGCTGGGCCGACGTGGTGGTGGGCGACTACCACTACTGGTTCGACCCGGCCGGCCTGCTGCACGCGCTGGCGCAGCAGCAGGGCTGGCGCGCGGCGCTGCTGGTGGACGAGGCGCACAACCTGGTCGAGCGCGCCCGGGGCATGTACGGCGCGCAGCTGGCGCCTGCGCTGCTGCGCCAGGCGATGGGCTCGGCCACGGCCTTGCGCGAGCCGCGCGTCAAGAAGGCGCTGGCCGCAGTGCGCCGCGCCTGGCTGGCGCTGGCGCGCGAGATGCAGGGCGACTACGCCGTGCACGCCGCCCTGCCCGGGCCGCTGGCCGGGGCGCTGGCGCGCTGCGCGCAGGCGCTGTCCGAGCACCTGGCCGAGCAGCCGCTGGCGCCGGATGCGCCGCTGCTGGAGTGGTATTTCGCGCTGCTGCAGTTCAACGCCCGCCTGGAGACCTTCGACGCGCAGCACTCGCTCATCGACAGCCAGCGCCTGCCCGGCGCGCGCAGCGGCTGCAACCTGCACCTGCGCTGCATCGTGCCGGCGCCGCACCTGGCGCTGCGCTGGGCCGCGGCGCACACGGCGGTGCTGTTTTCCGCCACGCTGCAGCCCGCGCACTACCACGCCGACCTGCTGGGCCTGCCCCAGGGGCACGCCGCGGCCGAGGTGGGCGCGCCCTTTCACGCCAGCCAGCTGGCAGTGCACGTGGCGCGCCACATCTCCACCCGCTGGGCGCACCGCGCGGCGTCGGTGGCGCCCATCGCGCAGCTCATGGCGCGCCAATTCGCTGCGCAGCCGGGCAACTACCTGGCGTTCTTCAGCAGCCACGACTACCTGCAGCAGGTCTGCGAGGCCTTTGCCGCGCAGCACCCGGGCGTGGCGCACTGGCGCCAGGAGCGCCACATGGACGAGGACGCGCGCCGCGCCTTTCTCGCGCGCTTCACCGAAGACGGGCAGGGCATCGCCTTTGCCGTGCTGGGCGGCGCCTTTGCCGAAGGGGTGGATCTGCCCGGGCGGCGGCTGATCGGCGCCTTCGTCTGCACGCTGGGCCTGCCGCAGGTCAACCCCGCGCGCGAGCAGATGCGCGCGCGCATGCAGGCGCTGTTCGGCAGCGGCCCTGGGCACGACTACACCTACCTGTACCCGGGCCTGCACAAGG
The DNA window shown above is from Pulveribacter suum and carries:
- a CDS encoding ATP-dependent DNA helicase, producing the protein MTAPAAPGQEHGADPPRFTVAVRALCEFTARSGDLDLRHTPAPTALEGIAGHARVAAARAPGYEAEVSLQGRHGPLLVRGRADGFDPALQRLEEVKTHRGSLARHNPGQRALHWAQARVYGWLLCATRGLDALELALVYLDVDSGQQTVLTTACSAQELRQHFEQQCARYLAWAEREAAHRAARDAALGTLAFAHPQFRPGQRELAAHVWRAATHGRCLLAQAPTGIGKTLATLFGQLKAVPAQRLDKLLFLAAKTPGRQVALDALALLARGGAGAPLRVLELVARDKACEHPGSACEPQACPLARGFFDRLPEARSAALAPGAQLLTQARVREVALAHGICPYYLSQELARWADVVVGDYHYWFDPAGLLHALAQQQGWRAALLVDEAHNLVERARGMYGAQLAPALLRQAMGSATALREPRVKKALAAVRRAWLALAREMQGDYAVHAALPGPLAGALARCAQALSEHLAEQPLAPDAPLLEWYFALLQFNARLETFDAQHSLIDSQRLPGARSGCNLHLRCIVPAPHLALRWAAAHTAVLFSATLQPAHYHADLLGLPQGHAAAEVGAPFHASQLAVHVARHISTRWAHRAASVAPIAQLMARQFAAQPGNYLAFFSSHDYLQQVCEAFAAQHPGVAHWRQERHMDEDARRAFLARFTEDGQGIAFAVLGGAFAEGVDLPGRRLIGAFVCTLGLPQVNPAREQMRARMQALFGSGPGHDYTYLYPGLHKVVQAAGRVIRSADDRGVVHLIDDRFARPEVRALLPAWWQVQGG
- a CDS encoding methyl-accepting chemotaxis protein produces the protein MLRTLLRSLRRWRTAPWALRAFDRSMAVVHLDLQGRILQANARFCAILGYSPQELAGQPHEMLCPPGHAASPSYQQALRQLQSGEPFTGQVQRQRKDGQRVWLRTTYSPILDGRGRLTRVVELAQDVTAQAQERLHATAVLQAIDRSMAVIEFDLQGHVLQANENFLQTMGYGLAQLQGRHHRTFCPPALAASAEYARFWERLRAGQFFRGQVERVDSSGRTVWLEATYNPLHDAQGTLTGIIKVATDITHRVLQAQARQQSVNTAYAIAQETQSLSEQSGGAVSQAVQRIQAMEGTFEAAAQSATALGRQTQAIDSVLGAIRRIADQTHLLALNAAVEAARAGDAGRGFAVVAGEVRRLAADSKAATDGISQTIATIQDEVAAMQRTMQSALAGVADSVALAGQAVQSMEMIRSDAGRVVQAVQALHSQETAGQPPAITRSTSAP